A single Branchiostoma floridae strain S238N-H82 chromosome 11, Bfl_VNyyK, whole genome shotgun sequence DNA region contains:
- the LOC118425369 gene encoding NLR family CARD domain-containing protein 4-like, producing MADNPRQDLYLEISRNLVDQELTDLRNYVSGAKILPAGFVQHADTHQICNQLEKEQKLKLGDLSLLTDLLRKIGRHDYAKEAEQIAEDEKKEFPVPVGAAGSESASLTDVFQKSVKKYYELQLSHFKPLIWNDNFTLTLSDIFTQLELIETQVGKQRKELKSLNDLFNPDVTGLTKAPRCILIEGEAGGGKTTFLSKEALDAVSQKTELGRRHNIVLFIRLREVRKGETIEEMVWDQCVDETTEGVDVQSIRAILQKKSSHVLFLLDGYDELRPEARAARQAIPKLLSGKLYPSSTIVITSRPSAGVQQYTRPDCHVHIKGFSPKHVAEHVRKYFFITENPELAEDFIRQYFTVFDDDDEEDDDDDDEEDDDDDEEDARCTVVLKDNEFLNNLIQTPLFLLLVCLLWEEDQEMVSTGTMTGLNDNLLTCLVRKHCKREGVDMPTEGLPTEVAESLLQFGKLALEALLRNETLLDLTDVEREKVNWELLLKLGVVSLEVSSSKLHPRKQLNFSHKTMQEFLAGRYVAHALVNQDIVELLQLTSITKVFELSNLLQFTCGCDSRAAQAVMEELNKISSRQFTHLGPEHFERSHMPKDRDMQNSCNTYKGFAALCLNILGERQEPEVLQGFSQALPIVMLDSSINSREATALKYYLQNLHSANLPDRLILRVPKGTDCRDTVQYLQQCFTTSLPGLRLDLKLSGQFDSPDETARLVSVLKNVPGLRALNLSYTDLTPSSLQPLVQGFSHMSLLEELDLSWNPYLWDAGMEVLQVGLSSVPHLAVLRLCGVNMTAVGMSSLAPYMQHLVGLRELDITGNQIGDTALESVTTILPIFTAIQVLVLVGIVLNVFCVTVTLQVLVFLNALTHIFHGWIVLHIFTLVRQRYSSSNTLFPVLCQLTRLIKLSISRKDIGDPGLECLATINHHLTAMKVLDLSWTGISDRGISALIKALPHLVQLQVLGVSWNNIGDSGIVSLVQTLCQPSSLDMEQNPPGDKSLTTAPHYNTTLQVLQIGSNWGVTGAGLRRVAQLISALPALTRLDMSGDLFFPLHLPDTSAMALAEALPRLPALEWLDLQHISMEPAGFQAVVQAAEEHPTLEELRYTKRLVPKGADTTASCLVLYP from the exons ATGGCGGACAATCCTCGCCAGGATCTGTACCTGGAGATATCTCGGAACCTTGTAGATCAAGAACTTACAGATCTCCGCAACTATGTCAGCGGTGCGAAGATTCTACCGGCGGGATTTGTCCAACACGCCGACACGCACCAGATCTGTAACCAACTGGAGAAAGAACAGAAGTTAAAGCTGGGAGATCTCTCCCTTCTGACGGACCTGTTGAGAAAAATCGGCAGACATGACTACGCCAAGGAGGCAGAGCAGATTGCAGAGGATGAAAAAAAAG AATTTCCAGTTCCAGTTGGAGCTGCAGGATCAGAGTCTGCTTCATTGACAG ATGTATTCCAGAAGTCAGTGAAGAAGTACTATGAGTTGCAACTGTCTCACTTCAAGCCTCTGATCTGGAATGACAACTTCACACTTACCCTCAGTGATATCTTCACCCAGCTGGAGTTGATAGAAACTCAAGtgggaaaacaaagaaaagaactgAAGTCGTTAAACGACTTGTTCAACCCAGATGTCACAGGACTGACCAAAGCACCCAGGTGTATTCTGATTGAGGGTGAAGCCGGAGGGGGGAAGACAACGTTTCTGTCCAAAGAAGCCCTAGATGCCGTCTCACAGAAAACAGAGCTGGGCAGAAGACACAATATCGTCCTGTTTATCCGACTACGGGAGGTGAGAAAGGGGGAGACCATAGAGGAGATGGTGTGGGACCAGTGTGTTGATGAAACAACTGAAGGTGTTGATGTACAATCCATCAGAGCAATCCTACAGAAAAAGTCGTCCCATGTGCTCTTCCTCCTAGATGGGTATGATGAGCTGCGGCCTGAGGCCAGGGCAGCCAGGCAGGCCATTCCCAAGCTGCTGTCTGGCAAGTTGTACCCCAGCAGCACGATTGTGATCACCTCCCGACCCTCAGCAGGAGTGCAGCAGTACACCCGGCCAGACTGTCATGTGCACATCAAGGGCTTCTCCCCTAAACATGTGGCTGAACATGTGAGAAAATACTTCTTCATCACAGAAAATCCTGAGCTGGCAGAGGACTTCATCAGGCAGTATTTCACTgtctttgatgatgatgatgaagaggatgatgatgatgatgatgaagaggatgacgacgatgatgaagaggatg CAAGATGTACTGTAGTTCTGAAAGATAATGAATTCTTAAATAATCTGATCCAGACCCCACTGTTCCTGCTATTAGTCTGTCTGCTGTGGGAGGAAGATCAAGAGATGGTGTCTACTGGAACAATGACAGGGCTGAACGACAACCTGCTGACATGTCTGGTTAGAAAGCACTGTAAGCGAGAAGGAGTGGACATGCCAACAGAAGGGCTGCCTACAGAGGTTGCTGAGTCATTACTGCAGTTTGGCAAGCTTGCGCTAGAGGCACTGCTGAGGAATGAGACCCTGCTTGACCTTACAGATGTAGAGAGAGAAAAGGTAAATTGGGAGTTGCTGTTAAAGCTGGGTGTGGTCTCCTTGGAGGTCTCTTCCTCAAAATTGCATCCTAGGAAACAGCTGAACTTTTCCCACAAGACAATGCAAGAATTCCTGGCTGGACGATATGTTGCTCATGCTCTGGTGAACCAAGACATTGTAGAGCTGCTGCAGCTCACCTCCATAACCAAGGTGTTTGAACTCAGTAACCTGCTTCAGTTCACATGTGGCTGTGACTCACGGGCAGCACAAGCTGTGATGGAGGAACTGAACAAGATCAGCAGCAGACAGTTCACACACTTGGGACCAGAACATTTTGAAAGGTCACATATGCCAAAGGATCGAGACATGCAAAACTCCTGCAACACCTACAAAGGGTTTGCAGCATTGTGCCTGAATATCCTCGGTGAGAGACAAGAACCAGAAGTGCTTCAGGGCTTCAGTCAAGCCCTGCCAATTGTCATGCTGGACAGCTCCATTAACAGTAGAGAAGCCACAGCTCTGAAGTATTACTTACAGAATCTTCATTCAGCAAACCTGCCAGACAGGCTTATACTTAGGGTTCCTAAAGGCACTGACTGCAGAGACACAGTTCAGTACCTACAGCAGTGTTTTACAACTTCACTCCCTGGGCTTAGATTGGACTTGAAACTATCAGGACAGTTTGACTCACCTGATGAGACAGCCAGGCTGGTTTCAGTTCTGAAGAATGTTCCTGGTCTGAGGGCGCTGAATCTGTCATACACAGACCTAACACCATCATCACTCCAGCCACTTGTGCAGGGGTTCAGCCACATGTCTCTGTTAGAGGAGTTGGATCTTAGCTGGAACCCTTACCTTTGGGATGCTGGGATGGAAGTCCTGCAGGTTGGGCTGTCCAGTGTTCCACACCTGGCTGTACTCCGTCTTTGTGGAGTCAACATGACAGCTGTGGGCATGTCATCCCTGGCTCCCTACATGCAACACCTAGTGGGACTGAGAGAACTGGATATAACTGGTAATCAGATCGGTGACACTGCGCTGGAATCTGTCACCACCATCCTCCCCATCTTCACAGCCATACAGGTGTTGGTCCTGGTGGGGATTGTCCTGAATGTTTTTTGTGTCACTGTCACATTGCAAGTACTAGTGTTTCTCAATGCCCTCACCCACATATTTCATGGCTGGATTGTCCTCCACATCTTCACGTTGGTCCGGCAGAGGTATAGTTCCTCTAACACACTGTTCCCTGTACTGTGTCAGCTAACCAGGCTGATCAAACTGAGCATTAGTAGAAAGGACATAGGAGACCCTGGGCTGGAATGCCTGGCTACTATCAACCACCACCTCACAGCCATGAAGGTGTTGGATCTCAGTTGGACAGGTATCAGTGACAGGGGAATATCAGCCCTGATCAAAGCTCTGCCTCACCTGGTGCAATTACAGGTGTTGGGTGTGAGCTGGAATAACATAGGTGACTCAGGGATTGTCTCACTGGTGCAAACACTCTGCCAGCCCAGCAGTTTGGACATGGAACAAAACCCACCTGGTGACAAGAGTCTGACCACAGCCCCTCACTATAACACCACACTACAGGTGCTGCAAATAGGGAGTAATTGGGGAGTAACAGGAGCCGGACTGAGGAGGGTCGCACAGCTCATCAGCGCACTGCCGGCACTGACCAGGCTGGACATGTCTGGTGATCTGTTCTTTCCTTTACACCTGCCTGACACCAGTGCCATGGCTCTGGCCGAGGCTCTACCCAGACTCCCTGCCCTGGAGTGGCTGGACCTGCAGCACATCTCCATGGAGCCTGCAGGGTTCCAGGCTGTGGTGCAGGCTGCTGAGGAACACCCAACACTGGAGGAGCTGCG CTACACTAAGCGTCTAGTTCCTAAGGGAGCGGACACCACAGCCAGCTGCCTGGTGCTGTACCCCTGA
- the LOC118425370 gene encoding uncharacterized protein K02A2.6-like, with protein MAAAQQTMLTNLIPEMDWNADDPVKTFKKFKQRIELAFKTFLKDATDEEKVSYILLLAGDDGLEIRNSWELSPEQEKDPKKILEKFEKHLEPKTNHRIFRYEFQSMRQGPEESISDYMARLKNVADKCNFKDKTEKDGRLLDQMIWGCAYKKVQKTLIGKHELTLAAAVKEAVQHESTEKCMTTLTISTQAKEAKVDAISSRKHTPSSKQKASYRPPQKQSSNICRNCGTVHEFNDKKKCPAYGSTCNGCGKPNHWRKMCRSKGKSKPQEYRGYRKANPKHVHYQQEEQYSSGEETLSVGAIYVHEVEHKNDAQNNEAYTTFQLKKKIGKKTTNINLRLKIDTGAQSNVMPVEHYQQIFPENMTKGGEVKAGILTPSSTILSAYGGDKIPHLGKTTISGKHKGREVKCTFFVTKSKGPSILGLAACQQLGIITIHEIQATPEDGKIKETVPIKDRPAIHNKEQLIKMYPECFDDTVGCFEEEYHITVDPDVEPVIHPPRRVPLELREKLKKQLEEMTKKGVISEVTQPTDWVNSIVIKEKPNGKLRICLDPRDLNLALKRNHYPTPTLEEITPSLAGAKVFSKLDASNGYWNIKIDEESSLLTTFNTPYGRFKFNRLPFGLKVSQDVFQRKIDETYKGCKGAIGIADDIQVYGKTDDDHDFHLHEAMEKTRQAGIKLNASKCIIKESECKFFGMVYSAEGVKPDPEKVKAIHDIKEPQDEKELRSLLGLIQYMSAFIPKLADRTTNIRELLKEDVEYKWSDSHTEDLNKIKQLISDKTTLQYYNREKPVVLQVDASIKGVGAALIQDGKPIAFASKALSPAETRYANIERELLAVVYGCEKFHTYLYGRSFEVESDHRPLEQINKKNLTKAPNRLQRLLLRLQSYDMSIRYKPGKEMLLADALSRLSQHDKQEMDGLKVKIHHLVKVTTVKLEQIKEETNKDEELQLLAQTVTQGWPEKRKETQAIIHEYWTIRDDISVEDGVLLAGSRMIIPKSMRAEVLEMIHQGHLGIEKCILRAKSAVYWPGMYKQIEKAVAACPTCQKHKNSQQKEEMMPTEIPSRPWQTVGMDLFTTNDQWFLLLVDYYSKFPFVKSLANLKASTVTSSIRGIFAEQGIPAEVICDNGTQFTSQEFRQLANEYGFKIKTSSPHYPKGHGFIERHVQTVKKTLIKCKESRSDPNLAMLAIRTTPIKPGMKSPAELLNGRKYKDILPTKIPPPLDQEEVTRAKLGKAQQAAKQHYDTQAKSLPELAKGQSIHVQDPIRKTWSPGKVIDKATTPRSSVVETNAGRRLRRNRVHIRPTPEVKAPAATTPETTPAATTRNDTEYDKADIRDNAEYDKVNENEPSEEPVRALNVVAQPPSPVQLTHRFFNPQHVYNTVQGGLDSIVRGLASTPHEKFDRFIVSGLTKNLFADPAGSLGLDLAALNIQRGLDHGLPGYNAWRVPTHETGARV; from the exons atggcggcggcccAACAAACCATGCTGACGAATTTGATCCCCGAAATGGACTGGAATGCTGATGACCCCgtcaaaacgtttaaaaaattcaaacaaaggaTCGAACTGGCATTCAAGACCTTCCTGAAAGACGCCACCGACGAGGAAAAGGTGAGCTACATACTTTTATTAGCAGGAGACGATGGGCTTGAGATCAGAAATAGCTGGGAACTATCTCCAGAACAGGAAAAAGATCCAAAGAAAATCCTAGAGAAGTTCGAGAAACACTTAGAACCTAAGACAAATCACAGGATTTTCAGATATGAGTTCCAAAGCATGAGGCAAGGGCCCGAAGAATCCATCAGTGATTATATGGCAAGGCTGAAAAACGTGGCAGACAAATGCAACTTCAAAGACAAGACAGAGAAAGACGGGAGACTGCTAGATCAGATGATCTGGGGATGTGCATACAAAAAGGTACAGAAGACCCTCATAGGGAAGCATGAACTGACCCTTGCGGCAGCCGTAAAGGAAGCCGTACAGCATGAGTCTACAGAGAAGTGCATGACAACGTTGACAATCTCAACTCAAGCTAAAGAAGCAAAAGTCGATGCCATCTCTAGCAGAAAGCATACCCCAAGCTCAAAACAAAAGGCAAGCTACAGGCCTCCACAGAAACAGAGTTCAAACATCTGTAGAAATTGTGGTACCGTGCATGAGTTTAATGACAAGAAGAAGTGCCCAGCATATGGTTCCACTTGTAATGGTTGCGGAAAGCCAAACCACTGGCGGAAAATGTGCAGGTCAAAGGGCAAATCCAAGCCACAAGAATACAGGGGTTACAGAAAGGCTAATCCGAAACATGTGCACTACCAGCAAGAAGAGCAGTACTCCTCAGGAGAAGAAACACTGTCGGTAGGTGCCATATATGTCCACGAAGTGGAGCATAAGAACGACGCACAAAACAACGAAGCGTATACAACTTTCCAACTCAAGAAGAAGATAggaaagaagacaacaaacatCAATCTGCGATTGAAGATAGATACAGGGGCTCAAAGCAATGTCATGCCGGTAGAACATTATCAGCAGATATTCCCGGAGAACATGACAAAAGGTGGGGAAGTCAAAGCAGGAATCCTCACACCAAGCAGCACCATATTATCAGCGTATGGTGGGGACAAAATCCCACACCTGGGGAAGACAACCATCTCTGGAAAACACAAAGGCCGAGAGGTCAAGTGTACTTTCTTTGTGAccaaatccaagggaccaagcATCCTCGGATTGGCAGCGTGCCAGCAGCTAGGCATCATCACAATCCATGAGATACAAGCTACCCCAGAGGATGGCAAGATCAAAGAGACGGTGCCGATCAAGGACCGCCCTGCCATCCACAACAAGGAACAACTAATAAAGATGTACCCGGAATGTTTTGATGACACGGTAGGGTGTTTTGAAGAGGAGTACCACATCACTGTTGACCCAGACGTAGAACCAGTGATACATCCACCTCGCAGAGTGCCACTAGAGCTGCGAGAGAAGCTGAAGAAACAACTGGAAGAGATGACGAAGAAAGGAGTCATCAGCGAGGTCACACAGCCAACAGACTGGGTAAACTCCATAGTAATAAAGGAGAAACCCAATGGCAAACTGCGGATCTGCCTCGATCCCAGAGACCTGAACTTGGCACTCAAGAGGAACCACTACCCTACACCCACTCTAGAAGAGATAACACCCTCTCTGGCAGGAGCCAAAGTGTTTAGTAAGCTAGACGCCAGCAACGGGTATTGGAATATCAAAATAGACGAAGAATCTTCCTTGCTCACGACCTTCAACACGCCCTATGGCAGGTTCAAGTTCAACCGCCTCCCGTTCGGGCTCAAGGTCTCGCAGGACGTCTTCCAGAGGAAGATAGACGAGACGTACAAAGGATGCAAAGGAGCAATTGGAATTGCAGACGACATCCAGGTGTACGGGAAGACAGACGACGACCACGACTTCCATCTGCACGAAGCGATGGAGAAGACCAGGCAAGCTGGCATCAAACTTAATGCATCCAAATGCATTATCAAGGAAAGCGAGTGCAAGTTCTTCGGAATGGTGTACTCAGCCGAGGGAGTCAAGCCAGACCCCGAGAAAGTGAAGGCGATACATGACATCAAAGAACCTCAGGATGAGAAGGAACTAAGAAGTCTCTTAGGGCTCATTCAATACATGAGCGCTTTCATCCCCAAGCTCGCGGACAGAACGACAAACATCCGTGAACTGCTGAAGGAAGATGTTGAATACAAGTGGAGTGATTCACACACTGAAGACCTGAACAAGATAAAGCAGCTCATCAGTGACAAGACAACACTGCAGTACTATAACAGGGAGAAACCCGTCGTACTACAAGTAGATGCCTCAATCAAAGGAGTAGGTGCAGCACTAATACAAGATGGAAAACCCATCGCATTCGCCTCAAAAGCCCTCTCACCGGCTGAAACAAGATACGCCAACATCGAGAGAGAGCTCCTGGCAGTAGTCTATGGATGTGAGAAATTCCACACCTACTTGTACGGAAGAAGCTTCGAAGTCGAGTCGGACCACCGACCCTTGGAACAAATCAACAAGAAGAACCTCACAAAGGCACCAAACAGGTTACAACGCCTGTTACTGAGACTGCAAAGCTATGACATGAGCATCCGGTACAAACCAGGGAAAGAGATGCTACTAGCAGACGCACTCTCCAGGCTGTCACAGCACGACAAGCAAGAAATGGATGGTCTCAAAGTCAAGATCCATCACCTCGTAAAAGTGACAACTGTGAAACTGGAGCAGATCAAAGAGGAGACCAACAAAGATGAAGAGCTCCAACTACTCGCCCAGACAGTAACACAAGGATGGCCTgagaaaagaaaagagacaCAAGCAATCATACACGAATACTGGACCATCCGAGACGACATCTCGGTAGAGGATGGAGTCCTCCTGGCTGGGTCCAGGATGATTATACCCAAGTCCATGAGAGCAGAGGTCCTAGAGATGATTCATCAAGGACACCTGGGTATCGAGAAATGCATACTCAGAGCAAAATCTGCAGTCTACTGGCCGGGCATGTACAAACAAATCGAGAAAGCAGTTGCAGCATGCCCCACATGCCAAAAGCACAAGAACTCGCAACAGAAAGAAGAGATGATGCCAACAGAGATACCAAGCAGACCGTGGCAAACAGTAGGCATGGATCTGTTTACCACCAATGACCAATGGTTTCTACTCCTGGTAGACTACTACTCCAAATTCCCATTTGTAAAGAGTCTCGCCAACCTGAAGGCATCAACAGTAACATCCAGCATACGAGGTATATTCGCCGAACAAGGGATCCCAGCAGAAGTCATATGCGACAATGGGACACAATTCACATCCCAAGAGTTCCGGCAGCTGGCTAACGAGTACGgattcaaaatcaaaacatcaTCACCGCACTACCCAAAGGGGCATGGATTTATAGAAAGACATGTACAGACGGTGAAGAAAACGCTGATCAAATGCAAAGAATCAAGATCAGACCCAAACCTAGCCATGCTAGCCATCCGCACCACACCGATCAAGCCAGGTATGAAATCGCCAGCGGAGCTGTTAAACGGACGGAAGTATAAAGACATCTTGCCGACCAAAATACCTCCACCACTTGACCAGGAAGAAGTTACAAGGGCCAAGCTGGGAAAGGCACAGCAAGCAGCGAAACAGCACTACGACACCCAGGCAAAGAGTCTGCCTGAGCTGGCCAAGGGCCAGAGCATCCACGTACAGGATCCTATCCGAAAAACGTGGAGCCCCGGCAAAGTCATCGATAAAGCTACAACACCGAGATCATCTGTTGTAGAGACCAACGCCGGGAGACGACTGAGAAGAAACAGAGTACACATACGACCAACTCCAGAAGTGAAAGCACCTGCAGCTACAACTCCAGAAACAACACCTGCAGC CACCACACGCAACGACACCGAGTACGACAAAGCCGACATCCGCGACAACGCCGAGTACGACAAAGTCAACGAGAACGAG CCTAGTGAAGAGCCAGTTCGAGCGCTCAACGTCGTCGCACAACCACCCTCACCTGTCCAGTTGACACACAGATTCTTCAACCCGCAG CACGTGTACAACACCGTGCAGGGCGGGCTGGATTCCATCGTGCGCGGACTGGCCAGCACGCCGCATGAGAAGTTCGACCGCTTCATCGTAAGCGGCTTGACCAAGAACCTGTTCGCGGATCCGGCCGGCTCTCTCGGCCTGGACCTTGCGGCGCTGAACATCCAGCGGGGCCTCGACCACGGCCTGCCCGGGTATAACGCCTGGCGGGTTCCGACACACGAGACTGGTGCAAGGGTCTAG